The following proteins are co-located in the Phycisphaerae bacterium genome:
- the gpmI gene encoding 2,3-bisphosphoglycerate-independent phosphoglycerate mutase has translation MTKEKINLKRRPFVLIIRDGWGYNPNPKDDACNAIKQANMPVDDMLMSQYPHCLIHTSGEDVGLPEGTMGNSEVGHQNLGAGRIVDQESVRISKSIRDGSFFENAELLKLASYVKEHNGKLHLLGLCSDIGVHTLLKHLYGLLEFAKRNNLTKVYLHAFTDGRDSPPDSGKEYLAQIEQKMSEIGVGKIATIMGRFYGMDRDSRWDRVQKAYECMVMSKGNRANSTAEAVEQSYQKKVTDEFIEPVCITDEEGAPLAKIEDGDGVVHFNFRGDRPREITRAFVDDAFTGFVRTVRPKIFYLCMTEYDSTIPAPIIFSRPPKMKNIAAAYFSDLGLKQFRCAETEKYAHVTFFFNDYTENPFPGEDRQIVPSPRVRTYDLKPEMSAFEVCDVVMERLETGKYDIIVINFANPDMVGHTGILEAAVKAAQTVDACVGKILDKVKQLGGAAIITADHGNFEKMSDENGNPYTSHTTGDVPLIVFDELNKNRKLDNGRLADVMPTMLEMMEIPQPAEMTGKSLFAH, from the coding sequence TAAATCTCAAACGGCGGCCGTTTGTGCTAATCATTCGTGACGGCTGGGGTTATAACCCTAATCCGAAAGACGATGCATGTAACGCCATAAAACAGGCTAATATGCCTGTGGATGATATGCTGATGAGCCAATATCCTCATTGTCTTATTCATACCAGCGGCGAAGATGTCGGATTGCCCGAGGGCACTATGGGCAACAGCGAAGTCGGACATCAGAACCTCGGAGCCGGAAGAATCGTCGACCAGGAGTCGGTCAGAATCAGCAAATCAATCCGCGACGGCTCTTTCTTTGAAAATGCCGAACTGCTCAAACTGGCCAGTTATGTAAAAGAACATAACGGCAAACTGCATCTGCTCGGATTGTGCAGCGATATCGGAGTTCATACACTTCTGAAGCATCTTTACGGTTTGCTTGAGTTTGCGAAAAGAAACAACCTTACGAAAGTTTATCTGCACGCGTTTACTGACGGCAGAGATTCTCCGCCGGACAGCGGCAAAGAATACCTGGCACAGATTGAACAAAAAATGTCCGAAATCGGCGTAGGTAAAATCGCAACCATAATGGGACGATTTTACGGGATGGACAGGGACAGCCGATGGGACAGAGTGCAAAAGGCTTATGAATGTATGGTAATGAGCAAGGGAAACAGGGCAAACAGCACAGCAGAAGCCGTCGAACAAAGCTATCAAAAAAAGGTAACCGACGAATTTATCGAACCGGTCTGCATTACCGATGAAGAAGGCGCACCTCTTGCGAAAATTGAGGACGGCGATGGCGTGGTTCACTTCAATTTCCGCGGCGACAGACCCAGAGAAATCACCCGTGCATTTGTCGATGACGCGTTTACAGGATTTGTCAGAACAGTAAGACCGAAGATTTTTTATCTCTGTATGACAGAATATGATTCTACGATACCGGCGCCGATAATTTTTTCAAGGCCGCCGAAGATGAAAAATATCGCAGCGGCTTATTTCAGCGACCTCGGACTTAAACAGTTCCGATGCGCCGAAACGGAAAAATACGCTCACGTTACATTTTTCTTCAATGACTATACCGAAAATCCATTCCCCGGCGAAGACAGGCAGATTGTGCCTTCACCGAGGGTCAGGACTTATGATTTAAAGCCGGAAATGAGCGCATTTGAAGTCTGCGATGTTGTTATGGAAAGACTAGAAACAGGCAAATATGACATTATAGTAATAAATTTCGCCAATCCCGATATGGTCGGTCATACCGGAATTCTCGAAGCGGCTGTTAAAGCGGCCCAGACGGTTGATGCCTGTGTCGGCAAAATACTTGATAAGGTAAAACAGCTTGGCGGCGCAGCGATTATCACAGCCGACCATGGCAATTTCGAAAAAATGAGCGATGAAAACGGCAATCCGTATACCTCGCATACGACCGGCGATGTACCGCTGATTGTTTTTGATGAGTTGAATAAAAACAGAAAACTCGATAACGGAAGGCTTGCAGATGTTATGCCGACTATGCTGGAAATGATGGAAATTCCTCAGCCGGCAGAGATGACCGGGAAGTCGTTATTTGCACATTAA